One window of uncultured Erythrobacter sp. genomic DNA carries:
- a CDS encoding TonB-dependent receptor, with product MKSTSLRITFLSSAALIGIAIPTSAIAAEAEAQAIAEATDSAAEDSAEANEILVYGKGEVRQVTEISAKDIQLTTAGSSPFIALRKLPGVNFQSADPFGTYEWSTRITLRGFNQNQLGFTLDGVPLGDMSYGNTNGLHISRAIIADNIGTTRVSQGAGALGTASTSNLGGTIEFFSRAPQDELGIAGNITYGDSNTIRAYGTLDTGDLGGFKAYISAAHIDADKWKGFGTQQSTQVNAKLVADFSPSTTFTAFVNFSDRKESDYQDLSQEMIGRLGLDWDNISNDWPLAVQLAFIGANRGDTGVTVGANSFGTAYPAPILTVDDAYYDAAGLRRDWLASARIDQQFGDAVTVGVQAYLHTNKGQGSWITPYRASPGGLPISFRTTEYEIERIGVLGDLEAELGTQTLRLNVWYENNDFEQARRFYDMGNSQTVPLTSALTYQTNPFFTQWNNAYNTKTFQFAVQDQWDVSDAFTITAGFKGQSVKLEATAINPVPGPLALGEIKSEDFFLPQVGVLYKLGGGTELFASFTQNQRAFTAAATTGPFATSAAGFAALRERIEPEKTDTYEVGFRFGEGELTGVIAGYLVNFTNRLLAVPQGPSIVGNAPLLSNVGDVRSVGAEIGLQWQPVPDLTITGSYAYNENTYQDNVVNQTGTVVQAIEGRTVVDSPESIANLEFAYDNGQFYARANANYTSERFFTFSNDRSVDGRLLVDALVGYRLQSDNRFLDGLALEVTATNLFDEDFVGTIGSNGFGFSGDNQTLLAGAPQQFFVTLRKDF from the coding sequence ATGAAATCAACGTCTTTACGCATCACTTTCCTTTCCAGTGCGGCACTGATTGGCATCGCAATCCCGACTTCGGCTATCGCTGCCGAGGCTGAAGCGCAGGCCATCGCCGAGGCTACAGACTCTGCCGCCGAGGACAGCGCCGAAGCCAACGAAATTTTGGTCTACGGCAAAGGCGAAGTTCGGCAGGTCACCGAGATCAGCGCCAAGGACATCCAGCTGACCACCGCCGGGTCCAGCCCCTTCATCGCCTTGCGCAAGCTGCCGGGCGTCAACTTCCAATCAGCCGACCCATTCGGCACCTACGAATGGTCGACCCGCATCACCTTGCGCGGATTCAACCAGAACCAACTTGGCTTCACGCTGGACGGCGTGCCGCTGGGCGACATGAGCTATGGCAACACCAACGGCCTGCATATCAGCCGCGCGATCATTGCCGACAATATCGGCACCACTCGGGTGAGCCAGGGCGCAGGCGCGCTCGGCACGGCATCGACCTCGAACCTTGGTGGCACGATCGAATTCTTCAGCCGCGCGCCGCAGGATGAACTGGGGATCGCAGGCAACATCACCTATGGCGACAGCAACACTATCCGCGCTTACGGCACCCTAGACACCGGTGATCTGGGCGGATTTAAGGCCTATATCAGCGCCGCGCACATCGACGCGGACAAGTGGAAGGGCTTCGGCACCCAGCAGTCGACGCAGGTCAATGCCAAGCTGGTCGCAGATTTCTCGCCCAGCACCACCTTCACCGCCTTCGTCAATTTCTCCGACCGCAAGGAGAGTGACTATCAGGATCTCAGCCAGGAAATGATCGGCCGGCTGGGACTGGACTGGGACAACATCTCGAACGATTGGCCGCTCGCCGTGCAGCTCGCCTTCATCGGCGCGAACCGCGGTGATACCGGCGTGACGGTCGGCGCCAACAGCTTCGGCACCGCCTACCCGGCCCCGATCCTGACCGTGGACGATGCCTATTACGACGCGGCCGGCCTGCGCCGCGACTGGCTCGCCAGCGCGCGCATCGACCAGCAATTCGGCGATGCCGTGACGGTCGGCGTGCAGGCCTATCTGCACACAAACAAAGGTCAGGGTTCGTGGATCACGCCCTACCGCGCCAGCCCCGGCGGCCTGCCGATCAGCTTCCGCACCACCGAATACGAGATCGAACGCATCGGCGTGCTCGGTGACCTCGAAGCCGAACTCGGAACCCAGACCCTCCGCCTCAACGTATGGTACGAGAACAACGATTTCGAACAGGCTCGCCGCTTCTACGACATGGGCAACAGCCAGACCGTGCCGCTGACCAGCGCGCTGACCTATCAGACCAACCCGTTCTTCACGCAGTGGAACAACGCCTACAACACCAAAACCTTCCAGTTTGCGGTGCAGGACCAGTGGGACGTGAGCGACGCCTTCACGATCACCGCCGGGTTCAAGGGCCAGTCGGTCAAGCTGGAAGCCACCGCGATCAACCCGGTCCCGGGTCCGCTCGCGCTGGGCGAGATCAAGTCGGAGGACTTCTTCCTTCCGCAGGTCGGCGTGCTCTACAAGCTGGGCGGCGGCACCGAGCTGTTCGCCAGCTTCACCCAAAACCAGCGCGCCTTCACCGCCGCGGCGACCACCGGGCCCTTCGCGACGTCGGCAGCCGGCTTTGCCGCGCTGCGTGAACGGATTGAACCGGAAAAGACCGACACCTACGAAGTCGGTTTCCGCTTTGGCGAAGGCGAGCTGACCGGAGTGATCGCAGGCTATCTGGTGAACTTCACCAACCGCCTGCTGGCAGTGCCGCAAGGACCGAGCATTGTCGGCAACGCGCCGCTGCTGTCGAACGTGGGCGATGTCCGCTCGGTGGGTGCGGAAATCGGCCTGCAATGGCAGCCCGTCCCCGATCTCACCATCACCGGCAGCTATGCCTATAACGAGAACACCTATCAGGATAACGTCGTCAATCAGACGGGCACCGTTGTGCAGGCGATTGAAGGCCGCACTGTGGTGGACAGCCCTGAAAGCATCGCAAACCTCGAATTCGCCTATGACAACGGCCAATTTTATGCCCGCGCTAACGCCAACTACACCTCGGAACGGTTCTTCACCTTCTCAAACGACCGTTCGGTGGACGGGCGGCTCCTGGTCGATGCGCTGGTCGGCTACCGTCTGCAAAGCGACAACCGCTTCCTTGATGGCCTCGCCCTCGAAGTCACGGCGACCAACCTTTTCGACGAAGATTTTGTCGGTACCATCGGTTCGAACGGCTTCGGCTTCTCGGGCGACAACCAGACCTTGCTGGCTGGGGCACCACAGCAGTTCTTTGTGACCCTGCGCAAGGATTTCTGA
- a CDS encoding alkaline phosphatase D family protein: MPITRRTTLGSLAAGTAALTLPRRAKAASDGPFRHGIASGDPDATSLVLWTRVTTSGEVTLTGEVAEDIGFTRIAARTELTAGPDRDHTAKWLARGLQPGQTYYYRFRLDSAISAVGRARTLPVGRLDRLGIALASCSNYAFGHFNAYEAIAHDPAVDFVLHTGDYIYEYGQDGWGDEVARDLGRRHDPAHEIVSLSDYRRRHAQYKTDPGSQAMHAAHTFMACWDDHESANNPWIGGAQNHQPDREGDWQARRDASIQAYFEWMPVREPEWLDRPSMTRSQFWRSYSFGDLATLVTLETRHTARAEQIDYEQLGEGISDTDAVARFRREVLGAPGRHMISPECEADLARALEQSVAGKQPWRLIGNAIPIARTDVPDLVGLGILPDPDAPGAPYTANARDNAKTLAAKGRAGLPFYPDTWDGYAWARERLYELSHKAGAGDLIFLTGDSHSFWANSLKDAQGRPAGLELGTAGITSPGDFLESGFGEDLSRALDKAFVDHVPEVMWTDNMHQGYVRLDLGRSAAEATFIAVDTIRSRAYRPFIVNRFTIEREGDGLRFV; encoded by the coding sequence ATGCCCATCACGCGCCGAACCACGCTGGGAAGCCTGGCGGCAGGAACAGCGGCGCTCACGCTTCCCCGTCGGGCCAAGGCAGCCAGCGACGGCCCGTTCCGCCACGGGATTGCCAGCGGCGATCCGGATGCGACGAGCCTTGTCCTGTGGACCCGAGTAACGACCAGCGGCGAGGTCACTCTGACTGGCGAAGTCGCAGAAGATATTGGCTTCACCCGCATCGCCGCACGCACCGAACTCACCGCCGGGCCGGACCGGGACCACACTGCCAAATGGCTGGCGCGCGGGTTGCAGCCGGGGCAGACCTATTACTACCGCTTCCGGTTGGACAGCGCGATATCCGCGGTTGGCCGTGCGCGCACGCTCCCGGTCGGCAGGCTTGACCGGCTGGGCATCGCGCTGGCGTCCTGCTCCAACTATGCCTTTGGCCACTTCAACGCCTATGAGGCCATCGCCCACGATCCTGCGGTCGATTTCGTGCTGCACACTGGCGACTACATCTACGAATATGGTCAGGATGGCTGGGGCGACGAGGTTGCCCGTGATCTGGGCCGTCGGCACGATCCCGCGCACGAGATCGTCAGCCTGTCCGACTATCGCCGCCGCCACGCGCAATACAAGACCGACCCCGGATCGCAGGCGATGCATGCCGCGCACACGTTCATGGCCTGCTGGGACGACCACGAAAGCGCCAACAACCCCTGGATCGGCGGAGCGCAAAACCACCAGCCGGACCGTGAGGGCGATTGGCAGGCCCGCCGGGACGCGTCGATCCAGGCCTATTTCGAATGGATGCCGGTGCGCGAGCCTGAATGGCTGGACCGCCCGAGCATGACCCGCAGCCAATTCTGGCGCAGTTACAGCTTCGGCGATCTGGCGACGCTGGTGACGCTGGAAACCCGCCACACCGCGCGGGCCGAGCAGATCGATTACGAACAGCTTGGTGAAGGGATCTCGGACACTGACGCCGTGGCGCGGTTCCGCCGCGAGGTACTCGGGGCACCCGGTCGGCACATGATTTCGCCGGAGTGCGAGGCGGATCTGGCGCGCGCGCTCGAACAATCCGTGGCGGGCAAACAGCCGTGGCGACTGATCGGCAATGCTATCCCGATCGCGCGCACCGATGTTCCCGATCTGGTGGGGCTCGGCATCCTGCCCGATCCCGATGCACCCGGCGCGCCCTATACCGCCAATGCGCGCGACAATGCCAAGACCTTGGCGGCCAAGGGGCGGGCCGGCCTGCCGTTCTATCCCGATACCTGGGACGGCTATGCTTGGGCGCGAGAGCGCCTGTATGAGCTGTCGCACAAGGCCGGCGCGGGCGACCTTATCTTCCTGACCGGCGACAGTCACAGCTTTTGGGCCAACAGTCTCAAGGATGCGCAAGGCCGCCCGGCGGGCCTTGAACTGGGCACGGCCGGCATCACCTCGCCCGGAGATTTCCTTGAAAGCGGGTTCGGCGAGGACCTGTCACGGGCGCTCGACAAGGCCTTCGTCGATCACGTCCCCGAAGTGATGTGGACCGACAATATGCACCAGGGTTACGTCCGGCTCGATCTTGGGCGCAGCGCCGCCGAGGCGACCTTCATCGCGGTCGACACCATCCGCAGCCGCGCCTACCGTCCCTTTATAGTCAACCGGTTCACGATTGAGCGAGAAGGCGATGGATTGCGCTTTGTATGA
- a CDS encoding enoyl-CoA hydratase/isomerase family protein — MSNQLIEDVASSDVEATSTSPDFQTIRLDRHANGVLLVTLHDGDGGPFKITDVSHRELGEAFAAIGADRANKVVILTGAANAFIDGAAFSDPAALTTPGGVRRLAQEGTRLIRNFLDIEVPVIAAVIGVANVHADLAFASDIVIASHNAVFQDVAHIAGGLPPSDGAHVIWLEALGHLAGKRYLVTAEPLAASEAIRLGGVNEVLASDAVLPRAIELADQLAALPELTRRYSRVLLTQRLKARLQEDLGWGFALESVAALAIGAER; from the coding sequence ATGAGCAATCAACTTATCGAAGACGTTGCCAGCAGCGATGTTGAGGCAACCTCAACTTCTCCAGATTTTCAGACAATCCGCTTGGATCGCCACGCAAATGGGGTGCTGCTTGTGACGCTGCACGATGGAGATGGCGGCCCCTTCAAGATCACCGATGTCAGCCATCGCGAGCTTGGTGAAGCCTTTGCAGCGATCGGAGCCGACCGTGCCAATAAAGTCGTCATTCTTACCGGCGCGGCAAATGCCTTCATCGATGGCGCGGCATTTTCTGATCCTGCTGCGCTGACCACGCCGGGCGGCGTTCGCCGCCTTGCGCAAGAGGGAACAAGGCTCATCCGCAATTTCCTTGATATCGAAGTGCCCGTGATTGCAGCGGTCATCGGTGTCGCAAATGTCCACGCTGATCTTGCGTTCGCATCAGACATCGTGATCGCGTCGCACAATGCCGTGTTTCAGGACGTAGCACATATTGCCGGCGGCCTACCTCCGAGCGACGGGGCCCATGTCATCTGGCTCGAAGCGCTCGGTCATCTTGCAGGCAAGCGCTATCTGGTGACTGCCGAGCCGCTTGCTGCATCCGAAGCCATTCGGCTCGGCGGCGTCAACGAAGTCCTTGCGTCCGATGCGGTACTGCCGCGTGCCATTGAATTGGCCGACCAGCTTGCGGCCTTGCCTGAACTGACGCGTCGCTATTCGAGGGTCCTGCTGACGCAGCGACTGAAGGCACGCCTGCAAGAGGATTTGGGCTGGGGCTTCGCGCTTGAATCCGTCGCGGCGCTGGCCATCGGTGCGGAGCGGTGA
- a CDS encoding IS6 family transposase, which translates to MRFPLSLRNVEDLLAERGIDICHETVLHWWNRFGPMFAADVRRQRVSRMEGFRQWKWRLDEVYVKIKGEMHYLWRAVDQEGEVLESYLTKTRDKHAALTFMKKALNRHGSPETITTDGPTLVQGSNDHLGQHRQAGGGTRWANNRVENSHLPFRWRERATLRFLQMKSLQKFAAAHAIVHNHFNLDRHFTYRQTYKSARSANWLSGKTSWPELTADKGELRQSETSCN; encoded by the coding sequence GTGCGGTTCCCGCTGAGCCTGCGGAACGTGGAGGACCTGCTGGCAGAACGCGGGATCGACATCTGCCACGAGACAGTGCTGCACTGGTGGAACAGGTTTGGCCCGATGTTCGCTGCCGACGTGCGGCGCCAGCGGGTCAGCCGGATGGAGGGCTTCCGGCAGTGGAAGTGGCGCCTCGATGAGGTCTATGTGAAGATCAAAGGAGAGATGCATTACCTGTGGCGCGCGGTCGACCAAGAGGGCGAGGTTCTTGAAAGCTACCTCACCAAGACCCGCGATAAGCACGCAGCGCTCACCTTCATGAAGAAGGCGCTGAACCGCCACGGTTCGCCTGAAACGATCACCACCGACGGGCCTACGCTCGTACAAGGCAGCAATGACCACCTTGGGCAACACCGGCAAGCAGGAGGTGGGACGCGCTGGGCCAACAACCGGGTGGAGAACAGCCACCTGCCCTTTCGATGGCGAGAGAGGGCGACGCTGCGGTTCCTACAGATGAAGAGCTTACAAAAGTTCGCCGCGGCTCACGCCATCGTCCACAACCACTTCAACCTCGACCGCCATTTCACATACCGCCAGACCTACAAGTCCGCCCGCTCAGCAAACTGGCTGAGTGGCAAAACCTCATGGCCTGAGCTGACAGCGGATAAGGGCGAACTCCGCCAATCGGAGACGAGTTGCAATTAG
- a CDS encoding helix-turn-helix transcriptional regulator: MAATRHTGTLGVTTLNLTGRFEVYGPSSLLIVALPFDDLATRLEPDLLLRRELGRLHDAYTERPIARALCQRMWSLPEPPGAITDVRMDLIAEQLVAYLAGPPEFGKHGKRRGGLGPLELARVRAAAEQENADVSDLAQAASMPVRTFRRRFQMSFGLPPHKWLIKLRIERAKAMLTGSDVKLCHIAVDLGFANQAHFTDTFRWATGVTPGRFRRELFEQAASAE; this comes from the coding sequence ATGGCCGCCACCCGTCACACTGGCACTTTGGGAGTCACAACGCTCAATTTGACGGGCCGGTTTGAAGTTTATGGCCCAAGTTCTCTTCTAATCGTCGCGTTGCCATTCGACGATTTGGCCACACGGCTTGAGCCTGATCTGTTGCTGCGCCGAGAGCTTGGGCGTTTGCATGACGCCTACACCGAACGGCCGATCGCTCGAGCCCTTTGTCAGCGGATGTGGTCCCTCCCAGAGCCTCCAGGCGCCATCACAGACGTCAGGATGGATCTGATAGCCGAACAGTTGGTTGCATATTTGGCAGGACCTCCAGAGTTTGGGAAACACGGTAAAAGACGTGGCGGTCTCGGCCCTCTGGAATTGGCGCGGGTTCGCGCTGCGGCAGAGCAGGAGAACGCCGACGTGAGCGATCTGGCGCAAGCAGCCTCAATGCCGGTCCGCACCTTTCGCAGGCGCTTTCAGATGTCATTCGGCTTGCCGCCCCATAAGTGGCTCATTAAGCTCCGCATTGAACGCGCCAAAGCCATGCTTACGGGGAGCGATGTGAAGCTTTGCCACATCGCTGTCGATCTTGGATTTGCTAACCAAGCCCATTTTACCGATACGTTCCGGTGGGCGACGGGGGTCACGCCCGGCCGATTTCGGCGTGAGCTGTTTGAGCAAGCAGCATCCGCAGAGTAG
- a CDS encoding enoyl-CoA hydratase/isomerase family protein, which produces MTQLADYQSKYAFAAIERSGSGVLTVAMNTNGGSWVFSNDAHARLGFMFEDIAADPDTKVVLFTGAGDAFCNSAIMEEVGLIFGSMNPKQVDDWYWDGKRFLTKMLDIEVPVIFAVNGPALIHGEIFMGAELVIASTNATFQDATHIPTGNVPGGDTQVIWEELLRLNRHRYFQFAGQLLTAREALAAGAVSMVVEPEELMPIAQAHAERLAALPIDTLRAARLALNARLRRLVLAEAGPGMGYLGVTLLDNYGKLATPRPAREEPGDDALFDTYKDRFPSMKMERRGGVLQVTFHSDGGPFVITDAAHRDLGPAFAAISSDRANKVLILTGTGDVFCTAAQSDDLTTFTSVRGLDRLFTEAVDRDMALINLPIPVIAAVNGPAHVHADLAIAADIVLASETTTFKDFHLPYIATGGVAQVLWQDILGTVAGNYFLLTGQVMDAMTALHHGVIAEVLAPEAVLVRAWEHAERLAELPELVLRYTRAALTQRIKRRMLSEAPQGYAFISLAALENAVA; this is translated from the coding sequence ATGACCCAACTTGCCGACTACCAGAGCAAATATGCCTTCGCGGCAATCGAACGCAGCGGTTCAGGGGTGCTGACCGTCGCCATGAACACCAACGGCGGATCATGGGTGTTCTCCAACGATGCCCATGCCCGGCTAGGCTTCATGTTCGAAGACATCGCGGCCGATCCGGACACCAAGGTTGTGCTTTTTACCGGAGCTGGTGATGCGTTCTGCAACAGCGCCATCATGGAAGAGGTCGGTCTCATCTTCGGTTCGATGAACCCGAAGCAGGTCGATGATTGGTATTGGGATGGCAAACGGTTCCTCACCAAAATGCTCGATATCGAAGTACCGGTGATCTTTGCCGTAAACGGACCTGCGCTCATTCACGGCGAAATTTTCATGGGAGCGGAACTCGTCATTGCGTCTACGAATGCCACGTTCCAGGATGCGACGCATATCCCGACCGGCAATGTCCCAGGCGGCGATACCCAGGTCATCTGGGAAGAGCTGCTGCGCCTCAACCGGCACCGTTACTTCCAGTTTGCAGGCCAGCTGTTGACCGCCCGAGAGGCGCTGGCAGCCGGCGCTGTCAGCATGGTGGTCGAACCCGAAGAATTGATGCCAATCGCGCAGGCCCATGCCGAACGGCTTGCTGCGCTCCCCATCGATACGCTGCGCGCGGCAAGGTTGGCGCTCAATGCCAGATTGCGGCGACTTGTGCTGGCCGAGGCAGGCCCCGGAATGGGGTATCTCGGCGTGACCCTGCTCGACAACTACGGCAAGCTCGCCACGCCAAGGCCCGCGCGCGAAGAGCCGGGCGATGACGCGCTGTTTGACACTTACAAGGACCGCTTCCCCAGCATGAAGATGGAGCGCCGGGGCGGTGTGTTGCAGGTCACCTTCCACAGCGACGGCGGGCCCTTTGTCATAACCGATGCCGCGCACCGCGATCTCGGTCCAGCCTTTGCCGCCATCTCGTCTGATCGCGCAAACAAGGTTCTGATCCTCACCGGGACCGGGGATGTGTTCTGCACGGCGGCACAATCTGACGATCTGACAACTTTTACCTCAGTCAGAGGACTAGACCGGCTTTTCACAGAGGCAGTTGATCGCGACATGGCACTGATCAATCTGCCCATTCCCGTTATTGCAGCGGTCAACGGACCAGCGCATGTTCATGCCGATCTGGCCATCGCAGCTGACATCGTACTGGCGAGCGAAACCACGACCTTCAAGGATTTCCATCTACCCTACATTGCGACGGGCGGCGTTGCCCAGGTGCTCTGGCAAGACATTCTGGGAACGGTTGCAGGCAATTACTTCCTCCTGACTGGTCAAGTGATGGACGCAATGACAGCCCTGCATCACGGCGTGATAGCTGAGGTGCTGGCACCGGAAGCAGTCCTCGTTCGTGCATGGGAACATGCCGAGCGTCTGGCAGAACTCCCTGAGCTGGTCTTGCGTTACACCAGAGCGGCGCTGACCCAGCGGATCAAGCGGAGGATGCTGAGTGAGGCCCCTCAAGGTTATGCATTCATCAGTCTCGCCGCGCTCGAAAACGCAGTGGCCTGA
- a CDS encoding nuclear transport factor 2 family protein yields the protein MSAELAVRALYDHVAAGDFDSVTQLLDEDVVFLQADSLPFGGEWRGTSGFAEMAARINSAWPGFAAAPRAFFSNGDTQVAALTKLIGDGIDMDMMELWTVVANRITRCQPFYFDTAAAVQSAKEYRS from the coding sequence GTGAGCGCAGAGCTGGCCGTACGGGCGCTTTACGATCATGTGGCAGCGGGCGACTTCGACAGCGTTACGCAGCTCCTCGACGAGGATGTTGTTTTTCTTCAGGCAGACTCGTTGCCGTTTGGCGGTGAATGGCGTGGCACGTCCGGCTTCGCCGAAATGGCGGCACGCATCAATTCCGCATGGCCGGGATTTGCCGCAGCCCCGCGCGCATTTTTCTCCAACGGCGATACGCAAGTCGCAGCGCTGACGAAGCTCATCGGTGACGGGATCGACATGGACATGATGGAGCTTTGGACCGTCGTCGCAAATCGCATCACCCGCTGCCAGCCCTTCTATTTTGACACCGCCGCAGCGGTGCAATCAGCCAAGGAGTATCGCTCATGA
- a CDS encoding DDE-type integrase/transposase/recombinase, whose translation MMDVRFPLSLQNVEDLLAERGIDICHETVRHWWNRFGPLFAADVWRQRVSRIEGFRQWKWHLDEVCVKINGEMRYLWRAVDQEGEVLVSYVTKTRDKQAALTFMKKTLKRHGSPETITSTSIATSQTARPTRPPAQPHWLNGRTSWPETSGKGGLRRSEMSCD comes from the coding sequence ATGATGGATGTCCGCTTCCCGTTGAGTCTGCAAAACGTCGAGGACCTGCTGGCAGAACGGGGGATCGACATCTGTCACGAGACAGTGCGGCACTGGTGGAACAGGTTTGGGCCGCTGTTTGCTGCCGATGTATGGCGCCAGCGGGTCAGCCGGATTGAGGGCTTCCGGCAGTGGAAGTGGCACCTTGACGAAGTGTGTGTGAAGATCAACGGCGAGATGCGTTACCTATGGCGAGCCGTCGACCAAGAGGGCGAGGTGCTGGTAAGCTACGTCACCAAGACAAGAGATAAGCAGGCTGCTCTCACCTTCATGAAGAAGACGCTGAAGCGGCACGGTTCACCAGAGACGATCACTTCAACCTCTATCGCCACCTCACAGACCGCCAGACCTACAAGGCCGCCCGCTCAGCCGCACTGGCTGAATGGCAGAACCTCATGGCCTGAGACATCGGGAAAGGGCGGACTCCGCCGATCGGAGATGAGTTGCGATTAG